A segment of the Candidatus Andeanibacterium colombiense genome:
GCGATTTCGACCGACCATCTGCATTACCAGTCCGACCTCGCGCTCAATCTGGCGGTGATCGCGGCACTGGCGCTCGATCAATACGCGCATCTCGGCGGGGCCGACGCCGCGTTCGGCATCGTGATCGCGCTGTGGCTCGGCTGGGGCGCGTTCCGCGCCTCGCGCGAGGCGGTCAATCAGATCATGGACCGCGAATGGCCGGACGAGAAGCGCGAGGAACTGCTCGCGGTGCTCGCGCGCAATCCGGATTTGCGCGGCGTCCATGATCTCCGAACCCGCACCAGCGGCGCGCATGATTTCGCGCAGTTCCATGCCTCGGTCGATCCGGCGATGACGGTCGAGCGGGCGCATGACGTCGTCGATGCGATCGAGGAGGAAGTGGAGCGTGCCTTTCCCGGGATCGAGGTGCTGGTCCATCTCGATCCGGCGAACCGGGAGCGGGAAGACGGGCTGGCGACCGAGGAGCTGCTACCCGGGAAAAGCGATCATTCCGGCGGGTAGAGCGCGACGATATCGCCGACCGCCGCAATGACCGGATCGCGCCCGGCTTCGTCGGTCTTGCCCAGCCGCACCACGGTCAGCCCCCGGTCGGGCGCGACCACGACATATTGGCCGAGATGGCCGACCATCGCGAAGGCGCCGGCCGGACCCTTGTTCGCGAACAGCACGTTGCGATCGGCATGCGACGCGTGGTTGAGCCAGATCTGCGCGCCGTAATCGGGTGATTTCGGGCTCGGCGCAGTCATGAAGTCGATCCAGGCGGTCGGCACCAGCTGTGCGCCCTTGACCGCCCCCCGGTGACGCAGGAATTCGCCGAACCGC
Coding sequences within it:
- a CDS encoding cation diffusion facilitator family transporter, coding for MSASANERASLTRSAALASIAVAALLAGIKLWAVWRTGSTAMLGSLADTLLDLVASIATLAGVRIAAQPADAEHRFGHGKAEALAAMFQVVLIAFSAAGILFRAVDQLLAGARTEAAGDGIVVSMIAILATLALLAWQRHVIRKTGSLAISTDHLHYQSDLALNLAVIAALALDQYAHLGGADAAFGIVIALWLGWGAFRASREAVNQIMDREWPDEKREELLAVLARNPDLRGVHDLRTRTSGAHDFAQFHASVDPAMTVERAHDVVDAIEEEVERAFPGIEVLVHLDPANREREDGLATEELLPGKSDHSGG